In Actinobacillus indolicus, a single genomic region encodes these proteins:
- a CDS encoding DUF2625 family protein, producing the protein MKTLEELNDKQKSAWTIMQDWFEQANNHYEILPRDVENAGVELVGMQLPTSTPLGAVIYETGGILIDHGWLRILGSGNEKLPRGLFEWNFGKTFEQSGERPFHLLIADDAVGGYFAVNGGGLGEKVGLVHYFHPKKQKWESIGLNYSQFIGWALTADITSFYHGLRSENWQAEIADLNGNQVINLETKQKQPIERHYQATFTPDDMGYAVN; encoded by the coding sequence ATGAAAACTCTTGAAGAACTGAACGATAAACAAAAATCTGCTTGGACAATTATGCAAGATTGGTTCGAGCAAGCGAATAACCATTATGAAATTCTGCCGAGAGATGTAGAAAATGCAGGGGTAGAATTAGTGGGAATGCAGTTGCCGACAAGTACGCCACTTGGTGCAGTGATTTATGAAACGGGCGGTATTTTAATCGATCACGGCTGGTTACGCATTTTAGGTTCGGGTAATGAAAAACTGCCACGCGGTTTATTTGAATGGAATTTTGGTAAAACCTTTGAACAATCAGGCGAAAGACCGTTTCATTTATTGATTGCCGATGATGCCGTTGGCGGTTATTTTGCGGTAAATGGCGGTGGATTAGGCGAAAAAGTTGGTTTAGTTCATTACTTCCACCCGAAAAAACAGAAGTGGGAAAGTATTGGCTTAAACTATTCACAATTTATCGGCTGGGCATTAACCGCTGATATTACCAGCTTTTACCACGGCTTGCGTAGCGAAAATTGGCAAGCGGAGATTGCAGATTTAAACGGCAATCAAGTGATAAATTTAGAAACAAAACAAAAACAACCGATCGAACGCCATTATCAAGCGACATTTACGCCTGATGATATGGGGTATGCGGTGAATTAA
- a CDS encoding virulence RhuM family protein, with product MSNLQIPTSANILFYTTPDESVKVNVFYQDETFWLSQKSMAELFGVDVPAISKHLDNIYSTGELVQFSTISKMEIVQQEGHRQVTRLTNVYNLDAIIAVGYRVNSREATQFRIWATQVLREFILKGFVLDDERLKQGKQFGLDYFTNLVERIREIRASERRFYEKITDIYALASDYDKSSAHTKRFFSTVQNKLHWAITGKTAAELIYTQADAEAINMGLTTWKNAPDGKILKSDVSIAKNYLSEQHIKELEQLVSAYLDLAENRATRQILTSMAEWETFLDSFLTLSNYPILRDKGKISHEMAKLKAEQEYDKFRIKQDRIYRSDFNHFLEATLKLKK from the coding sequence ATGTCTAACTTACAGATTCCAACGAGTGCGAATATATTATTCTATACAACACCTGATGAATCAGTAAAAGTGAATGTCTTTTACCAAGATGAGACTTTTTGGCTTTCTCAAAAAAGTATGGCTGAGTTGTTTGGTGTTGATGTTCCGGCTATTTCTAAACACTTAGATAATATCTATAGCACAGGAGAACTCGTTCAATTTTCAACCATTTCCAAAATGGAAATAGTTCAACAAGAAGGTCATCGCCAAGTTACTCGCTTGACGAATGTTTATAATTTAGATGCAATTATTGCTGTCGGATATCGTGTAAACAGTCGGGAAGCAACACAATTTCGAATTTGGGCAACTCAAGTTTTACGTGAATTTATTTTAAAAGGTTTTGTACTTGATGATGAGCGTTTGAAACAAGGTAAACAGTTTGGTTTAGATTATTTTACTAATCTTGTTGAACGTATTCGTGAAATTAGAGCTTCTGAGCGACGATTTTACGAGAAAATTACCGATATTTATGCTCTAGCCAGTGATTATGATAAATCTTCCGCCCATACAAAACGCTTTTTTTCCACTGTTCAAAATAAATTACATTGGGCGATTACAGGCAAAACAGCTGCAGAGTTGATTTATACACAAGCCGATGCAGAAGCTATAAATATGGGATTAACAACTTGGAAAAATGCACCGGATGGAAAAATTTTAAAGAGTGATGTCAGTATTGCTAAAAATTATTTAAGCGAGCAACATATTAAAGAGTTAGAACAGTTGGTTTCAGCTTATTTAGATTTAGCAGAGAATAGAGCTACTCGCCAAATTTTAACATCAATGGCAGAATGGGAAACTTTTTTAGATAGCTTCTTAACTTTATCAAATTATCCGATTTTACGAGATAAAGGAAAAATAAGTCACGAAATGGCAAAATTAAAAGCTGAACAGGAATATGATAAATTTAGAATAAAGCAGGATCGTATTTACAGAAGTGATTTTAATCATTTTTTAGAAGCGACATTGAAACTAAAAAAGTAA